In Thermodesulfobacteriota bacterium, the DNA window AGATAGCCCGTACATTGGGCGCCAACAAGGTCTCCTTGGGGCACAATAAAGACGACCTTATAGAGACACTCTTTCTTAATATACTCTACAGTGGAGAGATAAGCACCATGGTGCCACGCCAGCCGTTTTTTAACGGACTGATTACGGTCATACGGCCCCTGGCCATGGTGGATGCAGAAAAACTGGAGCGCTTTGCCGCCAGGCTCTCCATGCCGGAAATTAAAAATCCCTGTCCGAGCGCCGGGTCTTCCCGCAGAAAAGAAATAAGGGAGATGCTGAAGACGCTTTACCGGCAAAACAAGAAGGTGAAAGGCAATATTTTCCATGCCCTGTCCAATGTCCATCCGGATTATCTGCTTTGACGCCGGATTGCCACAAAGACACCAAGAGTATAGGATAATGTAACCGCTTTTCATCTGAAAATCCCTCTTTATAAAAAGACAAACTCCAGGTTCTACCCTTGGAAAGAGGAAGAGGGGGGATTCTTGTATATGTTCTCTTTGTGCCTTCGTGCCTTGGTGGCTGGATGGTTAGCTTCTGCATTGAATTGTGTTGACAATACCCCTTGAAAAATTTAGTTTTAGCAAAAGAATACCGGATGTAATATGTGATTAATATGCCTGGAGAATCATCCCCTAAACCATCTTTAAAGCAGGAGGCCCTGGCGGTCATCGGCTTTGCCTTAGCGCTCTTCCTGTTAGCCGGCCTTTTATCTTATACCCCGGAAGATCCCTCCTTTGGCCAATATAACGCAGGGGAGGCCCGCAACTGGGTTGGTACGGTTGGGGCTCATGTGGCGGCCCTGTTGTTTGATGCATTTGGGCTGGCCGTTTTCTGGCTGCCGGTCCTTCCGGTCATCATCGCCTTGCGCCTCCTGAAGCCGGAGGTCGTAGTCAGGCAGGTCGCCTATCTGGTATTGGGATGGCTTTTTCTGCTGGTCACCACGTGCAACCTCTTTTCCCTTATCTGGGGGCCGGGCCGGGTAACTATTTTTTCAACATCCTATGTCGCCGGTGGTATTGTGGGCGAGGTGATGTCCCGGGCTTTTACCATGAAATTAAACAAGTTTGGGGCATACCTGGTATCGGTCACCTTTTTTATCCTGTCTCTTATGATGGCTACCGGTCTCTCCGTCTATCTTTTATGGCATAGGACAAGGGATAAAATGGAAGTATTGACGGGGAAACTGAAATCAGCCAACAGGGCCAGAAAGGCAGAACCCGCTAAACCCGGTGAAAAAAAAGAGGCGCCGCGCATCGCGGAACCTGTGCACAGTGAGAAGACTGAGATAGTCTTGCCTCCGGTCCAGGAAGAGCTGCCATTTATGCGTTCGGCCGGTGATTTCAAACTGCCGCCCCTTTCCCTGCTCGATGTCCCGCTTAAAGAAGAGCGGGAAAGAAACAAGGAGAGTCTCCTGGCCAATGCCAGGCTCCTGGAGAACAGGCTGGCCGATTTTGGCGTTGCCGGTAAGGTGACGGAGATATGTCCGGGGCCGGTCATCACCATGTATGAATTCGAGCCGGCCGCCGGTGTGAAGATCAACCGGGTTACCTCATTAGCCGATGATCTGGCCCTGGCCCTGCGGGCCGGGAATATACGGATTGTTGCCCCGATACCGGGGAAATCGGTTATAGGGATTGAGATCCCCAATACCTACAGGGAATCGGTTTACCTGGGGGAAATCTTGGAAAGCGAGGTCTTTTCCGGCGCCGCATCGAAATTGACTATGGCCCTGGGCAAGGATATCGTCGGCCAGCCGGTAGTGACCGACCTGGCTAAAATGCCCCACCTTCTGATCGCCGGGGCCACCGGTGCGGGGAAGAGCGTATTTCTTAACGCCACCATCTGCAGCATCCTTTTTAAATCCACTCCGGACCAGGTGCGTCTCCTGATGATCGATCCCAAACGGATTGAGCTTTCGGCCTACGGGGATATACCGCACCTCCTGCACCCGGTAGTTACCGAGCCGAAGAAGGCTACAAAGGCATTGGGCTGGGCGGTGGCCGAGATGGAACGCCGGTACATACTGCTCGAAGAGAAAAAGGCCAAGAACATTGATAAGTACAACCATAATAATGATAATCCCCTTCCTTACATCATTATTGTAATCGATGAATTGGCCGACCTCATGCTCGTTTCCTCCCATGAGGTGGAGGAGCATATAACCCGTCTGGCTCAGATGGCCCGGGCCGCGGGTATTCACCTGCTGGTGGCTACTCAACGTCCTTCGGTGGATGTCCTGACCGGTGTGATCAAGGCCAATTTCCCGACGCGTATTTCCTTCCAGGTTTCATCCAAGACAGATTCGCGGACTATTCTGGATACCGGCGGGGCTGAAAATCTACTGGGCGCCGGTGATATGCTCTTTCTCCCCCCGGGTACGGCTAAATTGCAGCGTATTCACGGGGCCTATATATCCGAGGCGGAGATCATGCGGGTGGTTGACTTCCTGAAGGGGCAGAAGGAGCCGGCCTACGACGAAACGATATTGGAGGCGGGAGAAACGGAAGGGGAAATAGAAGACGGCGCCGACTACGATGAGAAATATGATGAGGCGGTGCAGTTGGTACTGGAGACCAGACAGGCCTCTATCTCCATGATCCAGCGACGTCTGCGGGTGGGTTATAACCGGGCGGCGCGCATGATTGAGACCATGGAAAAAGAAGGCATCGTTGGCCCGCCAGATGGGAGCAAGCCACGTGAGGTCCTTGTACATAATTTGGGTTAGCATGTATTCCTCCTGGTTTTACAGGAAGACGCACGGCCGGAGGGCACGCCTGGCCCTTGTCTCGCTCTTTGTTCTGGCCCTTAGCGCCGGGGAGGCATTTGCGAAGCCCCTGACCGTTGATAACATAGTGGCCCGCTTACAGGAGCGCTATAACACCATTCAGTGTATAGAGGCTGATTTTGAACAGGAGACCAGGCTGACGGCCCTCAATCAGCGGCGTCTGGCGGAAGGCAGAGTTTACTTTAAAAAACCGGGGTGTATGCGATGGGATTACCTAAGACCTGATAAACAGGAGATAGTAACCGACGGAAAGACGGTGTGGATTTATATCACCGCAGAAAAACGTGCCTATAGGTTTGATGCCCAGGCGTACCTGCAATCGCAGCTAACCATGGATTTTTTTTTAGGGCGGGGGGATTTTAAGAAAGATTTTGTTATTGTTATGGCTCCGGAGAGTAAGAAGGCCCGGGGGGATTTTTATATCCTGACGCTCCTGCCGCGTTATACCCACCCGCAGGTGAGCGAGATAAAATTGTGGATTAAAAAAGATACATTCCTTATAGATAGCATACTCTCCAAAGACCATTTAAGCAATACTACTCTCCTTCATCTAAAAGGGCAGCGTATAAACGGCCCCCTGGATGACCATATTTTTGCCTTTTCCCCTCCAAAGGGGACAGAGGTTATAGATAGATAATACCCAAGACAGGGTGTGGAAGTAACGAAAGGTATTAAAGATGTCTCTGGAAAAACTACAGGCGGAAGTCCGCGGACTCCTTAAAGAAAAAAACGCTATACTTCTGGCGCATAATTACCAGCTTCCTGAAATACAGGATGTTGCCGATCTGACCGGAGATTCTCTGGATCTGAGTGTTAGAGCGGCCAAGACCGACGCCAAAGTGATCGTCTTTTGTGGGGTGCGTTTCATGGCCGAGACCGCAGCTATCCTTTGTCCGGATAAGACTGTTATTTTGCCCCGGCTGGATGCGGGGTGTGAGATGGCGGACATGATCGATGCGGATGCGTTACGCGCCAGGAGGTTATCTCTTCCCGGGGTTCCGGTGGTTACTTATGTAAACTCCACGGCCGAGGTCAAGGCCGAGAGTGACATCTGCTGTACCTCGGCTAATGCCATAAAAGTAGTCAATTCTTTGACGGATGCCGACGTGGTCTTAATGACCCCGGATCAAAACCTGGCTCGATATACCCAGCGGCATACAGGCAAGAAGATAATATATTGGGAGGGGTACTGTCCGATACATGAAAATTTAGGCGTGGAGGATGTGTTGAAGGCTAAGGCAGAGCATCCGAAGGCATTATTTCTGGCCCATCCCGAGTGCCGTCCGGAGATTATTGACCTGGCTGATGCCGTACGCAGCACGACGGGCATGCTTGCTTTTGTGCGCGAGTCAAAGGCTGAAGAGTTCGTTATCGGCACCGAAGTTGGGCTTCTTTATCCGTTACAGAGACAAAATCCTATGAAGAGATTTTATCCGGCTTCGGATAAGATGGTCTGTGAATACATGAAGCTTACCCGTCTTGGGGATGTTATTGCTGCGCTTTCTGAGCTTAAGAATGTGGTTCACGTGCCGGAACAAGTTCGTATCCGGGCCAAAAAAGCAGTGGATCGAATGCTCGCGGTCCCAAGGGATTAAGGTGTTCAAGTGATATTCGGATTGAAGGCAATAATATAAGGAGGGAAAGGAAGGAAGAAGCCTTTTTATGGATTTTAGCGCTCCGGGGGCGCGTATCGACGCACCATCTCCATGACCAGCCTCATCCGTTCCTTTACCGGCATTTGCAGGTATAACGGGCTCAAAAGCAATATCCTGACAATCTCCTGTTTGTTCATAGGTTATACCCTATTACTGAGTTGCTGACCCTTTTACTATATATTCGGCAGGATCCGACCGCTGCATGAACGTCTCCGGGTAATTTCAAATAACCCACCTCCAGCCTTAGATAACATCGGCCTAAAAGACCAAGGTATATCTACGCAAGCCTCAGTCCAGGCGGAGATGCCCGCCTGAAGCGGGTGCATTACCGTAGATTCACTTCTTCATCTGGCGGCCAGCTCGTTCGCATCTTCGTTTACAATTCATACATATTGCCTGCTGTGTCGGCTTATATGGTTTCTTCAAGCAATTCATCTCTCCACCTCCTTATAAAATATGTCAAAAAAATAACATCTTATATAACGACTGTCAAGCTATTGAATAAGCAAAATATGTGCCATTATTTATAACAAACCGCTCAAGGATTTAACTTATCGATTTCATTATATTTATGGTTAAGGATCAAGTTGTCTGGACCGAAAGTTTTTTTACCTGTGTCAAAAAAGTACCAGTGAAGTGACGATTTTTGCCCCACAAGGCCTTCCAGGAAATTACAAGTGAAGTCACCGGTCATTGGCCATCAGTCATTGGCTAACTGCGGAAAATATTTAACCGTCAGCTTCTGTTACAAGTTACAAATGACTATTGACCAATGACAGTTAATAATTAGACGCTTTATCATAGCATTTGTTTATAACCGTTCGATTTTTTCGTAACCCAAGATGATTAAAGATAATGCCGTGGGAATCCGATGAATAACAAAGGTAACAAATTAAACGGTACGACCGTCGCTGGAGGAATTGGTGGATCCTTCCGAACGCCGTCGCGAGAAGCGTCACGAGATCTATCATCCGATAAGAATTTTTATAGTTGATCCTGAGTGGGTGCGGTATGGCCTTCCGGCCAGGTATGATGGGTTTGTCGGCAACCTGTCCAGGGAGGGCATGTGCATATATCTCCAGGAGGGTTATAATCCTTTGGGCATAGACGATCTCCTGGGAAGACGGATCAAGATAGAGATAAACATCCCCTTCGTGAGTCAGCGATTTTTTTTGCTGGGAGAAGTCCGGTGGGGGACACGTGCAGGACAGGCCAGGCATGTAGTCATGCTGGGCATGCAATTCGTAGAGATGACGCGGTTCCACTTACAGAACATAGAAAAATACCTGACAGTCGATGCCAAAGACCATAATATGCTCTGGGATCTCTGGGATAGTCTCGGGATTAGTGAATAGCGGGAGTTGTTACAGGATTATCAAATATGGTGCAGCATAAAATGTGGGCTATAGGAGGAGGAAAGGGCGGGGTGGGCAAAAGCGTCCTGACTCTGGCCCTGAGCATCTGGCTGGCCAAACTGGGCAGGAAGGTAACAGTGGTTGACGCTGACCTGGGAGGGGCGAATCTCCACATTTTACTCGGCATACGTTATCCAAGCGTAACCCTCCAGGATTTTATCAGCAAGAAAGTGGATAGATTGAGTGACGTCCTCATCGATACGCCTCACGAAAATCTGAAACTGATCTGTGGGGCTGATGACATGCTGAGCCTTGCCAATCCTAAATATACACAGAAGATGAGACTGCTTAACCAGCTAAATAACCTGCCTACTGATTTTGTTATTCTTGATCTGGGGGCGGGTACTTCGTATAACGTCCTGGATTTCTTCCTTTATGCGACAGGAAAAATTGCTGTATTTACCCCCCAGACTACTTCTCTTCAGAACGTTTATGGTTTCATCAAAAGTAGCCTTCTAAGGCGGTTATCGCGGGAATTCTCCCAAAACGAAGCGCTTTCGTCCCTGATAACCAGGTTTACCGGCGGCTCCGGAGAGGAAAAGATAAGCTCCATGAGTGAGTTGAAACATATAGTCCGGGAGGTTAGCGAAGAAAACTACTTAAGACTTTGTCAGATAACAGACAGCTTCGATGTCAAGATCGTGGCTAATATGGTAAAAAAGGATAAAGACTGCGAGGCCTCTAAAGTAGTGCGGACGGTCACGGAAAAGTATCTGGATATCCATCTGACCGATCTTGGTTTTGTGCAATATGATCCGGAGATTGAGAGATCGGTAAACAGAATGGTTCCATTTCTTTTAGATAACAGTAAGAGCCAGGCGGCCTTATCAACATATCAAATGGCCTATGGAATTCTAAGGGAGAGTGCGGCAATATCTGCCGGGAACGAGGGTGTTTGTCCTGGTTCACTGCATCCAAACCCGGGCTCTGCCGTAAGCCTGCCTTAAATATATCCATGATCTCGACGGGCCGATATGGCGTGCAGTTATGTCCCTTTGCGCTTAACCCTTTTTGTAAAAGGAGCCGATATAATAAAAGAAACCAAAGGAACAGGAGATAATATGGTATGCAAGTGGATAACATTAAGGATTATGTTAAGGTAAAAAAGATTCGCGAGGGTGTGGGGGCGATCGATACCCTGCCTACTATCCCGGTTACCCTTGAGAAGATTTTTTCCATCCTGGAGGATGAAAATAAGTCGGCGCGGGACCTGGAAAATATTATTAAATATGACCAGTCACTGAGCGCCAAGATCATCAGTGTGGCCAATTCGGCCTTTTATGGTCTGCGCATGCAGGTGACCACAATCAGCCGGGCGGTAGTAGCCATCGGATTTACCGAAGTTAAGAATCTGGCTATGAGTGTGGCCTTAATGAATTTTTTTAAGACCAAAACAAGGTTTCCGGGGTTTAGCGTGGATGGATTCTGGCTACATTCCATTGGAGTGGGCATTGTATCGCGCATGATTGCGCGTATTACCGCTAATATTGACCCCGAGTCTTTATTTACCTGCGGCATTGTGCATGATATAGGCAGGGTAGCGCTTTGTGCCTATTTCCCGGAGGAATTCAAGGCCATACTGGATATCAAAGACCGGGAAAATTGTTCCATGCTGGAAGCTGAAGAAAAATATGGACTTAAGCATACCCTTATGGGGCGATGGTTAGCGGAAAAGTGGCAGTTTCCGGAGGCTTTTATCCAGACTGTTTCCTGCCATCACCACCCGTATGAACAGAAGACCTTCCTCCCGGCTGCCGGTATAGTGCAGCTGGCGGACATTTTGACGCACCGGGCAGGCATGGGAGAGGAACCTGATGACAGCCGGACATGGCCCGCTTCGTTGCTTAAGGATCTGGAGTTAACCGAGGATTATGTTACAGGCGTAGAAGAAGGACTCTACTCCCTTAAGGATGTAATAAAAGAGACCTGGGGGTCGCTTATTTCCGTATAACTTTGTTTCCCCCTCACATCCCCTTCCTTTCAAATAGACCCATTCCGACAAGGAGGCTCTTTTTCTCTTGACGGATTTCGGTCCCGGCAGCTATATTTCTTTTTATGTCAGGTGATCAATCCAGGTCCTCTTTTGAAAAGCAGATCGAGGCCCTTACCGAGATTAGCAGCGCTATCACCTCTGATCGATACATAGAGGATATCTTGCGTCTGATTGTTACGGTAACCGCTGAAGCTATGCACTCCAAGGTTTGTTCTCTCTGGCTCCTTGATGAAAAGGATAAGACATTAAGACTGCGCGCCACCCAGAGTATTAGCCGGGAATACTTGAAAGAGCGCAGCCTGAAACTTGGCGAAGGGATTGTCGGGAAAGTAGCGGCAACCAATACGCCGCGTGCCGTCTATAACGTCCAGGAAGAAGAGGATTTTAAAGAAAAAGAACTGGCCAGAAACGAAAATTTGGTATCTATGCTGAGTGTCCCCATGGCCGTCAAGGGCCGCGTTATCGGGGTTGTCAACTGTTATACGCCTTATTCCCATCA includes these proteins:
- a CDS encoding ATP-binding protein, which gives rise to MPNIDKEINRFVGRALHKYNLLADGDHILVGLSGGKDSLSLLYILNEWKKKTPFPYKLSVAHIDLGFDGTDTGAIEDYCRQLSAPCYVERTNFGPMAHSEENRENPCFLCSRLRRKRLFEIARTLGANKVSLGHNKDDLIETLFLNILYSGEISTMVPRQPFFNGLITVIRPLAMVDAEKLERFAARLSMPEIKNPCPSAGSSRRKEIREMLKTLYRQNKKVKGNIFHALSNVHPDYLL
- a CDS encoding DNA translocase FtsK encodes the protein MPGESSPKPSLKQEALAVIGFALALFLLAGLLSYTPEDPSFGQYNAGEARNWVGTVGAHVAALLFDAFGLAVFWLPVLPVIIALRLLKPEVVVRQVAYLVLGWLFLLVTTCNLFSLIWGPGRVTIFSTSYVAGGIVGEVMSRAFTMKLNKFGAYLVSVTFFILSLMMATGLSVYLLWHRTRDKMEVLTGKLKSANRARKAEPAKPGEKKEAPRIAEPVHSEKTEIVLPPVQEELPFMRSAGDFKLPPLSLLDVPLKEERERNKESLLANARLLENRLADFGVAGKVTEICPGPVITMYEFEPAAGVKINRVTSLADDLALALRAGNIRIVAPIPGKSVIGIEIPNTYRESVYLGEILESEVFSGAASKLTMALGKDIVGQPVVTDLAKMPHLLIAGATGAGKSVFLNATICSILFKSTPDQVRLLMIDPKRIELSAYGDIPHLLHPVVTEPKKATKALGWAVAEMERRYILLEEKKAKNIDKYNHNNDNPLPYIIIVIDELADLMLVSSHEVEEHITRLAQMARAAGIHLLVATQRPSVDVLTGVIKANFPTRISFQVSSKTDSRTILDTGGAENLLGAGDMLFLPPGTAKLQRIHGAYISEAEIMRVVDFLKGQKEPAYDETILEAGETEGEIEDGADYDEKYDEAVQLVLETRQASISMIQRRLRVGYNRAARMIETMEKEGIVGPPDGSKPREVLVHNLG
- a CDS encoding outer membrane lipoprotein carrier protein LolA; this translates as MYSSWFYRKTHGRRARLALVSLFVLALSAGEAFAKPLTVDNIVARLQERYNTIQCIEADFEQETRLTALNQRRLAEGRVYFKKPGCMRWDYLRPDKQEIVTDGKTVWIYITAEKRAYRFDAQAYLQSQLTMDFFLGRGDFKKDFVIVMAPESKKARGDFYILTLLPRYTHPQVSEIKLWIKKDTFLIDSILSKDHLSNTTLLHLKGQRINGPLDDHIFAFSPPKGTEVIDR
- the nadA gene encoding quinolinate synthase NadA — protein: MSLEKLQAEVRGLLKEKNAILLAHNYQLPEIQDVADLTGDSLDLSVRAAKTDAKVIVFCGVRFMAETAAILCPDKTVILPRLDAGCEMADMIDADALRARRLSLPGVPVVTYVNSTAEVKAESDICCTSANAIKVVNSLTDADVVLMTPDQNLARYTQRHTGKKIIYWEGYCPIHENLGVEDVLKAKAEHPKALFLAHPECRPEIIDLADAVRSTTGMLAFVRESKAEEFVIGTEVGLLYPLQRQNPMKRFYPASDKMVCEYMKLTRLGDVIAALSELKNVVHVPEQVRIRAKKAVDRMLAVPRD
- a CDS encoding PilZ domain-containing protein; translation: MDPSERRREKRHEIYHPIRIFIVDPEWVRYGLPARYDGFVGNLSREGMCIYLQEGYNPLGIDDLLGRRIKIEINIPFVSQRFFLLGEVRWGTRAGQARHVVMLGMQFVEMTRFHLQNIEKYLTVDAKDHNMLWDLWDSLGISE
- a CDS encoding P-loop NTPase; its protein translation is MVQHKMWAIGGGKGGVGKSVLTLALSIWLAKLGRKVTVVDADLGGANLHILLGIRYPSVTLQDFISKKVDRLSDVLIDTPHENLKLICGADDMLSLANPKYTQKMRLLNQLNNLPTDFVILDLGAGTSYNVLDFFLYATGKIAVFTPQTTSLQNVYGFIKSSLLRRLSREFSQNEALSSLITRFTGGSGEEKISSMSELKHIVREVSEENYLRLCQITDSFDVKIVANMVKKDKDCEASKVVRTVTEKYLDIHLTDLGFVQYDPEIERSVNRMVPFLLDNSKSQAALSTYQMAYGILRESAAISAGNEGVCPGSLHPNPGSAVSLP
- a CDS encoding HDOD domain-containing protein, which codes for MQVDNIKDYVKVKKIREGVGAIDTLPTIPVTLEKIFSILEDENKSARDLENIIKYDQSLSAKIISVANSAFYGLRMQVTTISRAVVAIGFTEVKNLAMSVALMNFFKTKTRFPGFSVDGFWLHSIGVGIVSRMIARITANIDPESLFTCGIVHDIGRVALCAYFPEEFKAILDIKDRENCSMLEAEEKYGLKHTLMGRWLAEKWQFPEAFIQTVSCHHHPYEQKTFLPAAGIVQLADILTHRAGMGEEPDDSRTWPASLLKDLELTEDYVTGVEEGLYSLKDVIKETWGSLISV
- a CDS encoding GAF and ANTAR domain-containing protein, with protein sequence MSGDQSRSSFEKQIEALTEISSAITSDRYIEDILRLIVTVTAEAMHSKVCSLWLLDEKDKTLRLRATQSISREYLKERSLKLGEGIVGKVAATNTPRAVYNVQEEEDFKEKELARNENLVSMLSVPMAVKGRVIGVVNCYTPYSHHFSEIDKKVLITVANEAAIAIENTELMVRTRVIQEELEARKLIERAKDILIKKRGISGEEAYRWIQRRSMNTRKTMREIAEAIFLAEEA